The following proteins come from a genomic window of Fontisubflavum oceani:
- a CDS encoding TetR/AcrR family transcriptional regulator: protein MTHPAHSTRDRLVLNAALLFRQKGYHGVGVAEILAQAGAPKGSLYHHFPNGKSDLALAAADWASAEMMRIIGDAFDAAPDFATGATTLCYKLAKLFDLSGHWDGCPISATLFEGPQNDAFRAKSAALFDSWIAEVARHGQRFGLGAATAKDAAEMLLMGLEGAWILARVRKTSDPLRRLPGLLGHQS, encoded by the coding sequence ATGACGCACCCTGCCCATTCGACGCGTGACCGCCTGGTCCTGAACGCCGCGCTCCTGTTTCGGCAGAAGGGGTATCACGGCGTGGGCGTCGCCGAGATTCTGGCGCAAGCAGGCGCGCCAAAGGGCTCGCTTTATCACCATTTCCCCAATGGTAAGTCCGATCTGGCGCTGGCCGCCGCCGATTGGGCCTCGGCCGAGATGATGCGGATCATTGGCGATGCGTTTGATGCGGCACCGGATTTCGCAACCGGCGCGACGACGCTGTGTTACAAGCTGGCAAAGCTCTTCGATCTCTCAGGGCACTGGGATGGCTGCCCGATCTCGGCGACGCTGTTCGAAGGCCCACAAAACGATGCGTTTCGCGCCAAATCCGCCGCGCTGTTCGATAGTTGGATTGCCGAGGTCGCACGACACGGTCAGCGGTTTGGCCTTGGCGCCGCAACCGCCAAAGACGCTGCGGAAATGCTGTTGATGGGCTTGGAAGGCGCGTGGATTCTGGCGCGGGTCCGCAAGACCTCAGACCCGCTGCGGCGGTTGCCTGGCCTCTTGGGGCATCAAAGCTAA